Part of the Xiphophorus couchianus chromosome 19, X_couchianus-1.0, whole genome shotgun sequence genome is shown below.
TACCAAAGTTCACTGCAATTTACGTTGCTAAACTGATGCaactattttgtaaaattttcttGAAGGATCAATAAAATCTCAACCTATCTATCATTGTTGACAGAAAGCCATAACACATCTGGTTTGTAGTTTATTCCAAACCACATAGGTGCAAAACATCATGTGTGGAGGAAAACTATaactgcacatcaccctgaacaaaTCAAGCATAGTGACAGttgtgtcatgctgtggggatgctgtTTTCAAGCAAGGacaggaaagctggtcagagttgatgggaagacgGATGGAGCTAAACAGATTACAATTCTGGAACAAAACATGTCTATAAAACCAGATCTGAAATGCAATGAAATTTGactaaaacatgttcatgttttagtCAAATTTCAGACCTTAATCCATTTCAGAATCCAGggcaagacttgaaaaattTCATGTTCATAGACTATCTCCATCTAATCTAAGAGAGAAATGTAGCAAATATATTTCTTTGATCTGTACAGCTGGAAGTGAAACACACCCAAAGAATTGCAGCTGCACTTTGTGTTGTATCATCATATCAAGtacaagcaaaataaattaaacaatgtgaaaatattttttatcttgtaatGAATTTGTTAAATTAACAAGCTAAGTTAGGACTTCAAAAAGAtgccatttttgtcttttgtgttttttaaacagtaaaactaCATTTAATACTTTTCACAACTAttagaagaactcctgtcaaaCATTGCTAACTTGTAATAAGAGTTCATTTGGATTGTAGAGCTTCGGCACAAAGCACTTTGATGATATACACTATTGAGACTATTTGAAGTTCAGTTACTTGAATCGCTGCGTTGTCTCATTATAgataacaaacaaaactttatctGATGCAATAATGAGGAATCAGAAGTGGCTGTGGCATCTTTACTCATGGTGGACCCAGCAGAGCTTCATGCGCTGAGCTTGCAAAAAGCAAACAGCACCCAGCACATGCCATCTTTTATTCTTGCCTTGGTGTAAATTGATCACACCGttgagaggtaaaaaaaaaaacaagaaacgaAAGACAAAAGATCTAAGAGTTCTCCGtaaatgcacacacagacacagcaCTTCAAGTGTTACAGCACAGTTAAGGTCCAGGAGCCATTTCTTTGTGCGGTCCATTAGGGCACAAAGCCAGATCTGCATCACTGATGGAAGATTAAAGTATTATCTGCCCATTGCTACATCAGTCATCTCCTCtgtctataaataaaaatacagctggtcTGCACCAGCTTGAGTACCAAGGTTGGCATGACTTTCTTGTGGAATGTCATGTGGTTAGATTTACACCTGCTTAATGGGCATCAGGTGACTGTACACAGTTGACCACAGGGGCAAGGCAGTACATGCTGCATCATGAGGTGACAAAGCTATATTTATGACATGTACAGCCACCATGCAAACCCAATCCATTTTAAACTATTCCTTTCATCAGGCATTAGTGCCTCTCCAGCAAAAAATGCAGTCTGGGGTAATGATCAATGAAGGCAACCGATCAATAATGCTTGTGTGATGGGACGCAAGCCATACTGTAGTCAGaatatgatgaatatgatgcaGTCATTATAAGattgctttcttctttcctATTGTCTCCCCAGGAGAGGATGGTTCAGAGTCTCGACCAGAGACCCCAGCCAGCGACATCAGCATAGAGAGTCGGTCCTACCAGACATGTGCCAACACAGCTCTGAAGGTGCTGGGTGGTCTTCTGATGGTGCTGTGCGTGTCCTCCTCCTGGGTGGGTACCACCCAGGTGGTGAAGCTGACCTTCCAGTCATTTTCCTGTCCCTTCTTCATCTCCTGGTTCAGCAGCAACTGGAACATCCTCTTCTTCCCCATATACTACTCTGGACATGTTTTTACCACAGGCGAGAAGCAGACTCCCATTCAGAAATTTAGGTAAATCTCCTAAAAATTCCTTATTCTGCACTGTAGTTCAGTTGGCAGCAATGTTGCCTACCAGCgaaaaggtcctgggtttgaatcctggaCTGTTCTTCCTGTAGATGTGTGAGTTCACTGTATATTCTAAAATATGACTGTAAAGTTAATTGATTACTCTAAATTCTTCTGAGGTTCAAGTGTGGgggtgtgcgggcgtgtgtgtgtatttatgatTGCCtttcctgtgtgtctctgtgttgccatAGTTCAGGGTATACCCCACCTCTCATCCAATGACTGCTGAAGATATGCACCAGCTCCCCACAATCCTGCATGAACAGTGGGTATAGATCAATGGTCACAAGCTGCATTCCTCAAGGGtcagagtcctgcaacttttagatgtgtcccttgtcCCACACTTGAAGTAAATGTCAAGCTCTACAGAAATCTGCTAATGAGCTAGTATTGGAGCAGCAGTGCTGAAtcagagagacatctaaaagttgcaggacacctgcccttgaggactggagtttgaggcCACAGATGTAGACAGTGGAGAGAAGAAGGACAGTGTTACGTCCCATCTTAACAATGTGGAATTGTGACTGAAAGGCAGAAATAAGCCTGTTGATGTTTAGATTTTATCTAAAGGACATTGGGGTTAATGAATTGAGCTAACCAAGTCAGGCTTTCAGTGGTCTTCGTTTAGGGCTATAGTCCTGTTGTGAAGCTTGGCATTGGACAATCACAAAAttcttgaaatgtttgttttccaagtAACTGAACACACCATGATTATGAaatttacaaatcactgaatcTCCACTGGAGCAGAACAGGTGCTATTCAAACCATCAGGATATTCTTGAGGAGAAATGGCTAAAGAAGCTGATTAAACTTTACTCCAATGCAACATTTCTCACCTTCAGGGAGTGCAGTAAACTCTTTGGGGAGGATGGAATGACTCTCAAGTTGTTTGTGAAGAGGACAGCACCCTTCTCCATCCTATGGACACTGACCAACTACCTTTACCTCTTAGCATTGAGGAAACTGACTGCCACTGACGTCTCGGCCCTCTACTGCTGCCACAAAGCCTTTGTCTTTCTCCTCTCATGGATCGTTCTCAAGGACCGGTTCATGGGTGTTCGGGTCTGTATGAAATATAGAGACAGTTTATacaactgtgtgtgtttggctcTGATGGTTGTTATTCTCTATGGACAGATTGTTGCTGCCATAATGGCCATCACAGGTATAGTCATGATGGCTTATGCAGATGGTTTTCATGGCGATTCATTTGTGGGTGTAGCCCTGGCTGTGGGCTCTGCCTCAACTTCAGCTCTCTATAAGGTCAGATTGATGGCTGTATAACAATTTTACCAAAACAGTAGTTACTTCTAAGTCTGTTTTGAGTGTCTTATTATTTCCTCACcttccaggttctgtttaaGATGTTCCTTGGCAGCGCTAACCTTGGAGAGGttgctcattttatttcaacaatggGCTTCTTCAACCTTATTTTCATCTCCTGTGTTCCCCTCATCCTCTACTTCACCAGGGTGGAGCACCTGGGCTCCTTGTCTTCACTACCCTGGGGTTACCTGTTTGGACTGGCAGGACTGTGGCTGGGTGAGAAAGCATATATTTCTCTTGCTAAAAAGTGTCATAGAAAACAGATTTGCAAacaaatttattgtattttattgggacatTATGTTATAAATTTTATTCTGAATGCAATGGACTTCAATTGATTTTTATCAAGGATTGTCAGAATAAATCCACAGTActattttcagaatttaatttatacatttcGAAGGACTTTTCTTCCACTGTAACTTAtgagctactttgtgttgattaatCACATAAGTCCAAACAAAATACTTGAAGTCTGTCAAGAAAAGATTAAGCgatttaaatactttttcaaggcactgtagGCAGCACCTGAAGTCTGTATTAGCAACAAAAATTAGAAACCTAGTAGTTACACACCAACATTCCCAGTTTAAATCCGACAatagttttgatgttttaacaGTGTGTATAGGCTTcactgcagaaaacaaattttcccACCAAATTTAGTTCTGCTTAACTTTGCTCATGTGTTTTCCAGTCTTTAATATTCTGGTCCATGTCGGCGTGGTGCTGACTTACCCCATCCTCATCTCCATAGGGACACTGCTCAGTGTGCCTGGAAATGCAGGTAtgtaaatctttaattttctccAACATTACCCCCGATGTTCTGATTAGATCCCTTTCGTTTCACTGTAAGTGAACACAGTCGTTAAAGAGGACTGAATGTCCACACACACTGGGGTCCTTGTACTGTGAGATCAGCACTTAGGGCCACAAGTGCAAACAGATTACACAGCAAGTCTGCCTCTCCCATCCTGGAAACCCAATCATTGGTGCGCCACAACAGACCCTGCAACTATCATCTCGCTGAGGGAGGATCAGGTTGCCAAGGCGACACTAAATGCCTGCAGTCCACTTCTTTTCTTTAACCACAATGTGCTGGATGAAGGTCAGTGGGTTACGGCAACCTGTCCCGGAGCTCCTGATCGCAAAGACGGAGAGGATCAAGTGGATCGCTTGTGCTGATTATAAGCCGCTTTTATTACACTCATCCCCCACAGCCACAGAGTCCTGCTGTTTATCTTACTTAATGTAATtaatctgaatttgtttttgtttcactgacACCCTCCATGCCCTCTTTTTTGCCCTCTCTACTTTGTGTCACCCTCTTTCATTCACGTCTAGCTGTAGATGTTTTGAAACATGAGGTGATCTTCAGCGTGGTGCGGCTGGCTGCCACCTGCATCATCTGCCTGGGGTTTCTCCTCCTTCTGCTGCCAGAAGAGTGGGACTCAGTCACCCTTCGATTCCTCGCCAACATTGCTGACAAGAAGTCCGAGGAAAATGGAGAGGAACTGACAGAGTCCAGTGGCCAGACTCGAAGTCGGAGTCGAGCAAACGGCACTGTCTCCATTCCCTTGGCATGACACGGCTGGATTCTCATGATAACAACAGTTAGCAAATCCCTTGTGTTTCCTCTCTGAGGTTCTGGCAGAAAGCTCAGTCTGTGTGAACTTCTCATTCAGGAGGACAGCATCGACTAAGTTGAAATGTAATCTTTACTTTGCATAAGTACCCCTGTCACTTCACAAACGGGGAGGAGAACACTTATGGATCATGCAAACCAGAAAAAGGCTGAAACTGGTATTTACTGTGGAAATAGTTGCAATGTTCCATCTTATGTCCTGCACGCACCCAAAGCAAGAGCTGACTGGCTTCTCCTAATATGCTCTCCAGACTGTATTCTGTGAATATAAATTTTGGCAGGGCCAGTTTGGctcaaaatatttctatttatttaaatttgttcaaGCCAGAGTATTGATTTTAAGTCTAAGCAGTCTTACTGACAAGAATGGCTATTATACTGTGCATAATGCAGAAGCGCTTTggtttttataataaaagacTTGAAACCTTTGGAGATTGTGTTTCTAGTTGAAGAAAGAGTTCAAGTTAAAGTTGCATGGTGgtgttatattttgttgttataTGACGGGTCTCAAATTGCATTCAGaccaaaaaaatctaattaatgaAGATTTTGAAGGTTCTGCTTATGTTGCTCTTAATTTAtgctttacaataaaaacattttcccctgATAGCCGAGTTAAAAGAAACGGCTGTCAAAATAGCTTCAGCTGAAGTTAACAGAAACTAATGTCACTAAAAGCATCAGATAAAAAGCCACCTAGAGAGTATATTCAAATATCTTAGatcactaagatatttgaatcTTAGTGATGTTGAATCTAAGATTTGCCAACAAGCTGTACATGTTGGCAAAACATAAAAGCCACCAACAGAGTAGATCAGCACAacattttatattcaaattGTTAAGCATTGTGGTGGAAGGGCGATGATTTGTGCTCGTTTTGGATACACAGAATTTAGTCTTGCAGTGTTTGTATAAACCACAAACTCCTTTGTGTATCAATGTTTTCTAGAGTAATATGTGGTGTCGACTTTCTGTCAACGGAAGTATTATTTTTGcctcatttttattcagtgggaaaatggaaaaatcagctgtttgggatagtagaaataattaaacaacTTCTTGATTTTATTCCCTCGTAAGATGCAAAAGGGGTTTGATTAACATAATTATTGTCATATTCTATCAAAATAAAGGTCCCTGTAGGTGGTCAAATCCTGTATGAAATGTTAacaagaagaacaaaacaatgttaaaaaaagattcTGAGGTATTCCCAAGTGTGAATGTTTGTCCAAACACCTTTTGAGATGATTATagtttctgtcactttaaaatccGTTCTGTCACACACTCACCCTCCCAGGAGGAACAGCACAGCAAAGCACCATAGACCACAGTCAGTGAGTCAAGACCTCTAATGAGCCATTTGCTGAGATGACACTTCCAACTATGCAGTTTAGGTGacattttaacatattaaaataaacgaGGCAGAAAAGGGTAAATAATCTATAATGTTCATATATTAACTCCATAAATGCCACTTTTTATaagatgtgttttatttaatgaagcAAAGCTTCAGCTCCATCAACTAAAATTGAATTGATAAGTAAGCAGAAAGTTCGGAATTGGTCAAATTTAATTCAAGAATTAGtccaaattactttttaaagagCCCGTGCGAGACTTCCTAACTTGTATTTGGATGACAAGCACCTTTTAGATTAGTGTTGCcatctttttttggttttgcaaaTTACATCCACATG
Proteins encoded:
- the slc35f4 gene encoding solute carrier family 35 member F4 isoform X1, translated to MLSTEGVLESGEQPCIQLEPLKSTHLPGKATPTGGSPKVTANGVHDIEDRILRITGYYGYNPGYSSHRREDGSESRPETPASDISIESRSYQTCANTALKVLGGLLMVLCVSSSWVGTTQVVKLTFQSFSCPFFISWFSSNWNILFFPIYYSGHVFTTGEKQTPIQKFRECSKLFGEDGMTLKLFVKRTAPFSILWTLTNYLYLLALRKLTATDVSALYCCHKAFVFLLSWIVLKDRFMGVRVCMKYRDSLYNCVCLALMVVILYGQIVAAIMAITGIVMMAYADGFHGDSFVGVALAVGSASTSALYKVLFKMFLGSANLGEVAHFISTMGFFNLIFISCVPLILYFTRVEHLGSLSSLPWGYLFGLAGLWLVFNILVHVGVVLTYPILISIGTLLSVPGNAAVDVLKHEVIFSVVRLAATCIICLGFLLLLLPEEWDSVTLRFLANIADKKSEENGEELTESSGQTRSRSRANGTVSIPLA
- the slc35f4 gene encoding solute carrier family 35 member F4 isoform X2, translated to MLSTEGVLESGEQPCIQLEPLKSTHLPGKATPTGGSPKVTANGVHDIEDRILRITGYYGYNPGYSSHRREDGSESRPETPASDISIESRSYQTCANTALKVLGGLLMVLCVSSSWVGTTQVVKLTFQSFSCPFFISWFSSNWNILFFPIYYSGHVFTTGEKQTPIQKFRECSKLFGEDGMTLKLFVKRTAPFSILWTLTNYLYLLALRKLTATDVSALYCCHKAFVFLLSWIVLKDRFMGVRIVAAIMAITGIVMMAYADGFHGDSFVGVALAVGSASTSALYKVLFKMFLGSANLGEVAHFISTMGFFNLIFISCVPLILYFTRVEHLGSLSSLPWGYLFGLAGLWLVFNILVHVGVVLTYPILISIGTLLSVPGNAAVDVLKHEVIFSVVRLAATCIICLGFLLLLLPEEWDSVTLRFLANIADKKSEENGEELTESSGQTRSRSRANGTVSIPLA
- the slc35f4 gene encoding solute carrier family 35 member F4 isoform X3, with product MKKHSARVAPLSSYSTQVLTCPNSEGEDGSESRPETPASDISIESRSYQTCANTALKVLGGLLMVLCVSSSWVGTTQVVKLTFQSFSCPFFISWFSSNWNILFFPIYYSGHVFTTGEKQTPIQKFRECSKLFGEDGMTLKLFVKRTAPFSILWTLTNYLYLLALRKLTATDVSALYCCHKAFVFLLSWIVLKDRFMGVRVCMKYRDSLYNCVCLALMVVILYGQIVAAIMAITGIVMMAYADGFHGDSFVGVALAVGSASTSALYKVLFKMFLGSANLGEVAHFISTMGFFNLIFISCVPLILYFTRVEHLGSLSSLPWGYLFGLAGLWLVFNILVHVGVVLTYPILISIGTLLSVPGNAAVDVLKHEVIFSVVRLAATCIICLGFLLLLLPEEWDSVTLRFLANIADKKSEENGEELTESSGQTRSRSRANGTVSIPLA
- the slc35f4 gene encoding solute carrier family 35 member F4 isoform X4, which translates into the protein MTLKLFVKRTAPFSILWTLTNYLYLLALRKLTATDVSALYCCHKAFVFLLSWIVLKDRFMGVRVCMKYRDSLYNCVCLALMVVILYGQIVAAIMAITGIVMMAYADGFHGDSFVGVALAVGSASTSALYKVLFKMFLGSANLGEVAHFISTMGFFNLIFISCVPLILYFTRVEHLGSLSSLPWGYLFGLAGLWLVFNILVHVGVVLTYPILISIGTLLSVPGNAAVDVLKHEVIFSVVRLAATCIICLGFLLLLLPEEWDSVTLRFLANIADKKSEENGEELTESSGQTRSRSRANGTVSIPLA